The Periplaneta americana isolate PAMFEO1 chromosome 1, P.americana_PAMFEO1_priV1, whole genome shotgun sequence DNA segment tatcgcgtgaaaaggtaacaaacatacagacagacatacaaacaaaaatttcaaaaaagccattttcggtttcagggtggttaattatatatgttaggaccaattatttttggaaaatcgaaaattaccagaaaaatttcggctacagatttattattagtatagatttaatagagttaaagggtttggtttaatttgtaagttttcttttaaattcgggatattgatttgtTGATTGTTGTTGGTGAGCAATAACGAAGACACACTCACGTTTGACAAGCCGAATGTTAACCTAATGAATGGGGCGATAATATTTATCTTTTATGATGCAGCAGTGTTGCCACACTGCTAAATAATACCGTAATAAGAGTCCTACACTGCTAGGCCCCTGTACGTACTTCAACGATGCCCATTGCTATGCTGATTCCTCCAATCACTAGTCCGACTAGGTTGATGGCGGCCGCCATTTTCGCCGCGCATCCTTCTTTGTACACCCCTGTGTCGTTGGCATGCTTACACGGGGCTTTAGCAGATCTGCAGCAAGACTTCGGGATTGCTTCTTTCCAGTATGTCGAACCGTTTATGCCGCAACATTCAAACTGAAAAAAAGgcctggaataataataataataataataataataataataataataataataataataataataataataatacttgcttacttacttacttacttacttactttcttactaacttacttacttacttactggcttttaaggaacccggaggttcattgcctccctcacataagcccgccattggtccctatcctgagcaagattaatccagtctctatcatcatatcccacctccctcaaatccattttaatattaccttcccatctacgtctcggcctctctaaaggtctttttccctccggcctcccaactaacactctatatgcatttctggattcgcccatacgtgctacatgccctgcccatctcaaacgtctggatttaatgttcctaattatgtcaggtgaagaatacaatgcgtgcagttctgcgttgtgtaactttctccattctcctgtaacttcatccctcttagccccaatattttcctacgaatcttattctcaaacacccgtagtctctgttcctctctcagagtgagagtccaagtttcacaaccataaagaacaaccggtaatataactgttttataaattctaactttaagattttttgacagcagactggatgacaaaagcttctcaaccgaataataacaggcatttcccatatttattctgcgtttaatttcctcccgagtatcatttatatttgttactgttgctcccagatatttgaacttctccacctcttcaaaagataaatttccaataataataataataataataataataataataataataataataataataataataataataataataatgacatatgGTAGTGTCCtgcgccgtggtgtcgtggtctaaggcatcctgcctgggactcacgttacggaatgcgcgctggttcgagtcctcatgggggaagaaattttctcatgaaatttcggccagtatatgggaccggtgcccacccagcatcgtgatgcacttggggagttaccataggtagcgaaaatccggttcagcaaaccagctataacggttgggggggatcatcgtgctaaccacacgatacctccattctggttggatgatcgtccacctctgcttcggcatgtgaacgtgaggccagcacccGGCTGGTCGCATTTGGCCCTTCAGGGCTaaagcgccatggatttacttttacttttaccccagatcacatataacacattgttcagccttataggctttgcaggcaacaacttttatgaatctcactatgctgccatctagctactgcataagaagtcatgttataattctcatttgaaatgcatggagcaactgtacttccatctagcggtcgtttcCAATcaacggtggcgatcctggtggttctcTTTCACATGTTGccgtcatggataaatatataataggatgcgaaactgcggtcagcatcatctggcggcggggggctgaaataagatgatcagcgcccaatgtcgtaggtggtgaacattagaactacgtgttgggtacatttcccagagttctctatttatccgttcgagatattgctcgaagagacaagatggcagacagaaacttgctaataagtgaacataaaatgatacgtgtgtgtataagcagtgtatgttaaacagtgatgtttatggacgttgtaaaaatagtgttgttgaatgtattgtaaagtaatagtaatataataaattgaactatctaattAGCTCTTgtagacttttccattgcgctgtacaataaatacccaaagaatacaatcccaattatctaaccttttgctttattttttgtctctgtctggttatattttaatcgggtagtgtaaaatagatcgtctcttttatcttcctgttggctccggtaagaattttcagtagaagattctgtgaggaataaaaatttaaatgttttattttaaattgagttagttttgaatatcgatgagggtggaatactttctgcacagtttaacattttcttcaccaggtgcgctgctaaatgcatggaggaattagttactcttttcgctacttggtgcgctgctagatgtaataacgcctctcctcctaacaggtggcagcaagatcaatttctacaacagcgcctctagtatgtctTACGGGAAACTCAATAAGTTTCGCATCccattatatattcatccatgttgccgtttttaacatggggttGGTTATAATATATGTGacaacaaccaccaggatcgccaccgtctaTTGGGAACAATCGCTAGATGAAAGTacaattgatttttttcttttttttaattcttcttggATTTTGATGCAATATCGGACTTCATGGGTCCCTAACTGCACTATTATGTTGTTCTTCCTTGTATTGTTAGTTCACAGAATCACTTCTTCGCACAAATTCGAAGACGTTGATGTCCTTGAAAATGTTtgtgctccatgcaattcaaatgagatttcttatgctatagtcccgtcgctctaatttccgacaACCAATCGCGTTGCCGGTCGGCTACATTCAAACGTTTGCGTCTTGTGTTTCgctgatgcatttcctaaggctcgaaaatacttaatataatcgcccgccattttggctctttcgttgggttcgcagaaagcacacgaggacgttatttgccgctcaattatttgctgaattacagtgcgtttgatttattatcatagcagctacgacatgataatgtttaacggtgtggtaaATAGATCCCTCCTCTGGTatttcggcaacgaaagaacaaaatatggcgaacgatactacctacctagactttatagagccttcacttcctaagacgtaagcaaagaggaggagtcacgccgggaataacagcgtcgcgactatagatggCAGCatggtgaaattgataaaagttcttgccgtcaaagcctattaggctgagcaatctgttatatatgatgTAGGGTTGTACTCAAAATCTGGGAACGGACATAACCTCTACATTTGTTTGTAGTGATCCAGTTACAGTGTGACAAAGCGTAGAACAGTGCTGTGATTGGCTGGGCCGATAAACACGTCATATTGGTGCATGCCTTTCGGAAATCTCAGGACTATCTTGTCAAGCTGTAGTGCAGTAAAACTTAGtacaatattatacccataccgACCCCAACTAACTTAGTAACatagttagttgggagaccggagggaaaaagacctttagggaggccgagacgtagatgggaggataatattaaaatggatttgagggaggtggggtatgatgatagagactgaattaatcttgcacaggatagggaccgatggcgggcttatgtcagagcggcaatgaaccttcgggttccttaaaagccagtaagtaagtaacataaatCAAGGACTTAAATGAAACTCATCTAGTACACTCCAATTCTGAAGATAGCAGACAATGCAAAGAACATTATGAGACAGATTAACATTATACTTAACCCATAAAAGTGGCGTCTCTCAGCATGTACTCACCATACTCTGAATAAAGTCCACCTTCTTGTCAACTCGTCCGTTGCCCTTGGCGTATCCCTCGAAGACTGGCGTGAGGCCCTTGATGACAACGCTTTCACAGCAACACTCTGCCTTCACGAACACCAGTACACCTGCCACCGCCTGTAGCACCGCTACCAGCACCAACACGACCACGTACTGCAGCCAAACAAACATTTAAGTGGCAATATATTGTCTAGCCAATCAGCCGTTAAAAGACTATTTTCGCGTTGCGCTAAAACCATGGTCTTGAGCTGTCAGTGTAATGTCCCGTGTTGTCTCATGTCGAAGACTGGAGTTGTACTGAATTCAGAAGTCAAGGGAATCTAGTGTCAGATTTTATAGACAATAAATATGCTTCTAGAGCAAGCTCCGCTGCATGTATTGAACATAAattacttacagatggcttttaaggaacccgcaggttcattgccgccctcacataagcccgccatcggtccctatcctgtgcaagattaatccagtctctatcatcatatcccacttccctcaaatccattttaatattatcctcccgtctacgtctcggcctccccaaaggtctttttccctcaggtttcccaactaacactctatatgcatttctggattcgcccatacatgctacatgccctgcccatctcaaacgtctggatttaatgttcctaattacatcaggtgaagaatacaatgcgtgcagttctgtgttgtgtaactttcttcattctcctgtaacttcatccctctcagccccaaatattttcctaagcaccttactctcaaacacccttaaactctgtttctctctcaaagttagagtccaagtttcacaaccggtaatgtaactgttttataaattctaactttcagattttttgacagcagactggatgataaatgcttctcaaccgaataataacacgcatttcccaatatttattctgcgtttaatttcctcccgagtgtcatttatatttgttactgttgctccaagatatttgaattttttcacctcttcaaaggataaatttccaatttttatatttccatctcgtacaatattctcgtcacgagacataatcatatactttgtcttttcgggatttacttccaaacctatcgctttactttcttccagtaaaattcccgtgttttccctaatcgtttgtggattttctcctaacatattcacgtcatccgcatagacaagaagctgatgtaacccgttcaattccaagccctctgtgttatcctgaactttcctaatggcatattctagagcaaagttaaaaagtaaaggtgatagtgcatctccttgctttagcccgcagtgaattggaagagcatcagatagaaactgacctatacggactctgctgtaagtttcactaagacacattttaattaatcgagctagtttcttgggaataccgaattcaataaggatattatataaaacttctctcttaagtcTGTTATTTACACATTGGACGTCTTCTCACATGGAAGTACAGCCTACTCACAGTGAGCAGCGAGCACCTCTTCTCCTTGACGACGCCGTAGCAGCCGTAGAAAGCAAGGATGAACGCCAGCAAACCAAACACCAAAATAGAGATCACAGACAAGGCCAGGAGCTTCTTGCTCCTGAGGTTGCTGTAGTAGAACAGAATGCAGGACAGGGTTGTGGCACCTACCAGGATCAGGCCCAGGCTCATCAGCTGGAAGCACGATGCACACGTCACATGTCATGCTCTTCTACCTCACTATAAGATTGCCTCTATACCCGTATTTTGCTtatctgtctgtttatagatcaCAATCTACGGAGTCTTATTTTTCCTTGGCCAATACAGAACATACAAACAAGAATATAAAATAAGGTAATTCGAGGGAAGACGCCACACCTACGGCATTTCTTGGCTATAGAACTCAAACCTGAAGCGACAAggcaataaaaacaattttatcgtATTTTTCAATTACAATTGGCTCTGTGTAATAATTGGTTCCTTTCCGAGCACgtatattattaacaatttttcatgttaaaagaATTCGTGCCAGGGTGGCATCTTCTCCCATATATACGGGGAAGATGCCACTTGGTGTGGGGTAAGATGCAACAACACAGTAAAATggcatacataaaataaacattggaatattatatatattttattacaactatggagaaacatctatgaaattaatttataaatttgtttcatgattattttgcaaaaattcATTAATTAGCACACAATTCTGAATGTTGGTACGAACCTGCACCACATttcatatacagacgtggacaaattattaacaaaattgacgatttttatgattaattctatttacaaaattttacttttcaatttacactacagttgacaattctGCATATttatatcattacagtagatagaaatatgcaaaaatttcaaatgtaggctattctaaattgaagagtcaaattttataaaagaaatatatataataaaatcttcaattttgctagtaatttgtaaatattatgcaaaaatgtcaactgcagtctaaagggaagagtaaaattttgtaaaaatatatagtaaaaattttcatttttgctaataacttggtaatatccaaaatgtcacctgtagtctaaattgaatagtcgaattttgttttgctaataatttgtaaatatgcgaaaatatcaattgtagtctaaattgaagagtgaaattttgtaaaaatataaaaaataaaaatcttcggtttctctaataatttggaaatatccaaatatatcaactgtagtctaaattgaagaatcatagtttttaaaaatatataataaaaatctccaattttgctaataatttgtccacgtctgtagtgcaAATTATCACCACTGCAATCTTCGTGCAACCATTTCTTGCATGCGATGCACTGAATCCAGTCACACTTGGGATTTTTCTTAACTTAAAAGTGTCGATTACAAACAAtgcaaaatcatcatcatcatcctcatgaAAACTATTGTCACTGTCATCGTGACTAATCACCAGAGGAAGAAGATGAACTTCCACATCTCTTTTTCTTCCTTGGTTGGGAaggtttcttttcatttctggcctttttccacatagtttccctTGTCTATGCTGTAGTTATGACCTCCCCAAGGTAGTTACGTCCACAAGGTTTAGGTTTTCTTACTTGAATAGGCTGACTGTTTTCAGAGTCGAAATTCCATTATCCGTTATGATGGGAGCTACTGTTGATGTAGGTCTACTGCCACATGCTCCGCTAGTGGACGGACCTGGTGAACCTTTAGTAAGGTTTGAAGATTCCATCCGTCTCTTCAGAGTTCTGTATGGAATACCATACATCCTCACTGCAGCCTATAACGTTTTTCGTCCATACTTTACATCTTCAGCAGCTCGAATTAAATTTTATCCTGACCAAGATGTCCGATCTGTTTTTCTTTTGTAGTCTCTAGTCATCGTCTATATAGAAATGAAatgtgaattacatttttaaactttGATACCTTTTATAAAGTATCAGAGattctgtaaaataatataatgtaaaatattatcaaaaataTTTCCACAACATAATTTACGGGTtaaataatgtaggctatttttAACCATGTTGCGTCTTCCCCCAGTTACAAGGGGAAGACGCCACTCGCACTTACTTGCCTACTGCCGTAAGGTTGTTGCCGTAGCTGCATGCCTAGTGTGCGTAACAAAATGCACAACTCACGTATGTAGgagatattccatttaaaatgaaatatcagTCTATGAAGCTTAAATATAAGCAACGGAATGTTATGAAGTATGTAGTCATCGGACTATATGCTCACAATATTCAAAATAACGGCGATGAAAAGGGATAAACTAAGACAAATGCACACGCTACATGTCCACCCCGTCAACACTCTTCAAACTAGAAGGTCCGCGCTGACCACTGCTGACACATAAAATAACTGCAAACAAAGTTGCGTCTTCCCCCAACTGGCgtcttcccccgaattaccttatatcacatcactgaaataatgaaaatacAACTTTACCTAATTGTAGCATTTGACGATATAATTTCGTGTCGGCATTTCTTTTGTAGCCCAGTGTACGATTCATTATAGAATACGCTACTACAGAATAATTAATTAACTCACCACAAGCGCGAGGTTGAGGAGCATTACAGAACACTTAACCGTCGCAAGACCGCACGCCATTTTGTTCAACTGTTTCCTCTGATAGATTCTCTATGAAGGCTCGAGTTAACATAACTCTTCAATTGCATAAGAAGCTGTAGCTATCTCGTCGATTAGACAGCTGCTGTAAATAAAAGACAGGTCCTTTATTAGGCACCAAAGTGGCGATTATGCATaacttaataatcatattataggCTATTACTTTTCGGTTTGTAATTGAACTttcttccatgtattgtgggtccctatcaccacggcatggcgcgtcctcaggttgcggatcaaggagacggcctccagatatggagggtagctgtgaatatattgaataagcagtcgcggacagccgataaggggtggtcctccagcttgggggttgggcgaagggcaaacaacccatcaccgtaaaaaacagcttgttacgagtccttcaaataagcctcggaatgggactgattctctggcacgaccacagagatggagaagttaaaatatcttggagcaacagtaacaaatataaatgatactcgggaggaaattaaacgcagaatgaatatgggaaatgcttgctattattcagttgagaagcttttatcatccaatctgctgtcaaaaaatctgaaagttagaatttataaaacagttatattaccggttgttctgtatggttgtgaaacttggactctcactttgagagaggaacataggttaaggatgtttgagaataaggtgcttaggaaaatatttggggctaagcgggatgaagctacaggagaatggagaaagttacacaacacagaactgcacgcattgtattcttcacctgatctaattaggaacattaaatccagacgtttgagatgggcagggcatgtagcacgtatgggcgaatccagaaatgccggagggaaaaatacctttagggaggccgagacgtaggtgggaagataatattaaaatggatttgagggaggtgggatatgatggtagagactgaattaatgttgctcaggatagggaccgatggcgggcttatgtgagggcggcaatgaacctccgggttccttaaaagccagtaagtaagtaagtaattgaacTTTCTTTCTCACATTACTAAGAAATTTTCGAAAGTCGGAATGGTATAGACCTACATGCTACGTGACTCTATAGCACATACAAAACACAACTTAGATCTTTTAAGGGCATGTTGTTAAaatcgttttaaaaataaaatcccaAGCAGGGATAATAAAAGTATTACTCTTTTTAAGTACCGTACCTAGGGACATTTTTGAACTTATAGAATCGTCTCTAGATACGAAAGATTACATTAATTCAGTACCTATGCGGATTGACAACCATACGGGAACGAAGCTGACAAAACATGTTATAAACGTTTGAATTTCTAATAGTAATGTAACTATGACTTTTAAGAATAATTATAAAAGATGTTTGAAGATAAATTAGTTACCAATAAGgtcaaaaaatcaatttttcacGTAAAAAAATCTGACCTAAGCGATACACATTGCTCAAATTCATTTAGAAATAGCTGATAATTATTACAACATTGTTAAAACGACAGGAACCTAAATTCTTCCTCactaattaaaaaatacattacttGTTCCGAGGTTTAAGAATTTAAGATAAATAACATATACATACTTTTCTGTTCCTGATGGCACACTTTCGGCTTTAAGCTTCACATAGGCCTATGATAGATGTTCttgtagtaaataaaaatattacataccaCTTCATAACATGTCTTCATACGTTAGACATTTTGTAGACGGGATATTAGCaactgcataggcctataatacttttattaattacaaaatgttTGAATATCCTATATTTCTATTGAAATACACGTAATTATGGAAGTGTTGCAAGTATACTTGAAAATAGATCCTTGTCCGTGGGTTTTTCAGCTGTTGATATCTATATAATTGCAATAAATTACACTTATCACATTAAATACCTTTTTTGTCTTATTAAAACGAGAAGAAAATGACCTGAACAGCATCTCTTTGTGGTGACTTCTTTACAAATAACAATCGATTCCTATTACGTAGAGAAATGCATCAATTGCAGCAACCGGAAGTAATTTAACGGACTGGTTTCTATCAACGAACTCATTTGTTTCTATCGCTCACGATTCTCACAATGTTCTTCAATTGTTCACTTGGTAACGAcaaaagaacaaatgacttcttgAACGCGCTCCCGACAGTTGCATTGCTTTCATTTATCATTGTTGTATGTTCACTGCTTTCTTGATACATATGCAAGGCTAGTGAAACGACGATAGAATAACACAACACACAACGAAATGAGAAGTAGTGGAAGCAGCGTTTCTGCTAAGATTaatagatttctcttcttcgaTGTACTATAATTTTTAATGAGTTATGCAGATATTTTTCATAATGAGAAATATGCAACAATCGGAGCTGCTTTCATGGTGCTCCGAGGCAACAACTGGGAATATTGTGATCCGAGGGTGTAGTTTCGAATCCCGGTTAGACTGActacctcgcaaatttctagcgtaataattaacaatagatcgctattagaaacaacaacaaccaaatttcttggcttaaaaatcgataatgtgttaaattggaaaaatcatattaaagaaattacccccaaactaaattcagcttgttttgctattagatctatgcaaaatatagtaaatatcaataccttaaaaacaatatactttgcatacttccactcggtaatgagttttggaataatattctggggaaattctacagatagtaacagtatattcctattacaaaaaaaaagagtaattagaataatagtaggtgccaaatctagggaatcttgtaggactattttcaaaaaactacaaataatgcccatggcttgtcagtatatcttttcattaataatcttcctcttatacaatcgtgaaaactttttaactaattcaacagttcatagcataaatacacgtaaaaaatgactttcatactccatcggcaagtttatcatgctatatggcagtaaaaatttttaaaagcctccctatcgatgtaaaaaatgaaactcaaaacataagatttagggccaaattaaagaagtacctaatttttcacgtcttctattctgtaggtgaattcatgacattcaacaacgcttcatgaaattgatactaaaactttgtgttgtactagtagactatattgtaaatctcttctgtatatatttcatctagactgtgactataaattaagactttataatagtgatgtgccactgtcgtacaatttatgtccgatatcatatatcaaaaaagtagccaaagaacattatatgcaagaatggaccgaaagatgggtcaatagggataagggaattcttacagaagagctgtattttccaacggtctatgatcgtaataaatgtaaagtaataacgccaaatttcgtactgacgCAGTTTTTGgctgggcatggaaaattcggggaatacttaaatagattccatattaaagacgatgcaacttgcatttgtggggaggaatctcaagatgtcaaacatgtattatatgattgtccagtcttttgccgtgaaagatacgagcttgagttgttactgaacactttaaattatacatttaccaaaccgttaaccaatatacttaccaactccaaatcatataagtatttcatatccttcttgaatagaatattcgtgaaaatgtaaaatgttaaattattccggggaaaaaaatcgtattagttctaatcaactataatgaaactgtaagtcttcaatttcgcatactataatattgtactattggttttaatttttattttaattaggcatttgatttctaattttgagccatttcttgtaatacctgattattgccaattgctgttactaaataatgtatttaattcgcaaattttaagccatctcttagtatagctatttattgcttcaaaATAACAcgtttaatagctattatatacttactggcttttaaggaacccgtaggttcattgccgccctcacataagcccgccattggtccctatcctgagcaagattaatccagtctctaccatcatatcccacctccctcaaatccattttaatattatcttcccatctacgtctcggcctccctaaaggtctttttccctccggcctcccaactaacactctatatgcatttctggattcgcccatacgtgctacatgtcctgcccatatcagacgtctggattttatgttcctaattatgtcaggtgaagaatacaatgcgtgcagctctgcgttgtgtaactttctccattctcctgtaacttcatccctcttagccccaaatattttcctaagaaccttattctcaaatctctgttcctctctcaaagtgagagtccaagtttcacaaccatacagaacaaccggtaatataactgttttataaattctaactttcagactttttgacagaagtatatactgtatatatttttttttcttcctataaccattagatataaatatagagacatgccttgaggctttatgaaacgatccattctttaATTAAggtgcatgcttctacataattcatgtgaattgtaaccttgaccacaattttgtattataattttattattggttattgcttataaaatatgtattttgataccaactataaccctaatatacctcagggtgaaatagggtttattaaattggataataaaaaaatagtatcaaggtttttgacttgttccatattctagcagtgaagcaatgtatgaatattatggaatgttaataaatacaacacaatacaatacctGGTTAAGTTTCTTCCGCGGTCTTTCCTGACTGGAAGACGAGTGGTCTGTAATCACATGTCAGTTCTCGGCCTGATATTTCTATTACCAATTTCACCAACGCTAAATAAGTAATAGTTGATACACCATTCTTGagtaaccaatttaaaaaaaagagtgCATGAGTTTCATTTTTGCCTGAAGGTAGTTTTTTTAGCGGAAATTGATACAGTCTAAAAATATGCAATTTGAAAACTTAACTTTAATCTTCTCTGACTAAAATACGCAtagaatattaaaaatggaaatgtcACGTGACTCGAGTGGGATTACAATGACATTACTATTATAGATGTACCGAATTTTTGTTCAGAACTATTCATCTTACACTGTCCAATCTTTTTGAAAAGATGCGGACGAATAAACCTTTTAG contains these protein-coding regions:
- the LOC138708926 gene encoding CD151 antigen-like isoform X2, which produces MACGLATVKCSVMLLNLALVLMSLGLILVGATTLSCILFYYSNLRSKKLLALSVISILVFGLLAFILAFYGCYGVVKEKRCSLLTYVVVLVLVAVLQAVAGVLVFVKAECCCESVVIKGLTPVFEGYAKGNGRVDKKFECCGINGSTYWKEAIPKSCCRSAKAPCKHANDTGVYKEGCAAKMAAAINLVGLVIGGISIAMGIVEVACVILTIYLARKLKVRRRLFLDNERKLTAEILAV
- the LOC138708926 gene encoding CD151 antigen-like isoform X1, which translates into the protein MACGLATVKCSVMLLNLALVLMSLGLILVGATTLSCILFYYSNLRSKKLLALSVISILVFGLLAFILAFYGCYGVVKEKRCSLLTYVVVLVLVAVLQAVAGVLVFVKAECCCESVVIKGLTPVFEGYAKGNGRVDKKVDFIQSMFECCGINGSTYWKEAIPKSCCRSAKAPCKHANDTGVYKEGCAAKMAAAINLVGLVIGGISIAMGIVEVACVILTIYLARKLKVRRRLFLDNERKLTAEILAV